CCAAGCGTAACGATCCGTATGTTTGGATCCCCAGTTATGATTGTGGCTCCCGATCCAATCTTGAAGTCGTATCTCCTCGGTTCCGAGTTTGAGGGTTCCTGATATTTTGATCCAAGGATTTCCGACTAACACCTTCGCTTTGGGAAAACCTCCTTCGTATAAATTTTCAGGAAAAAGAAAAAGTGGAGGACTACCTCCCGCAATCTTAAGATCCCAGAAAAAGTTTTCGGGACCTTTTTTATTTCCAGCCTTTCCAATGAGATACGAATCCGTTAACTCGGAACCTCCTATCGAAATCAAGAGCGGCGAGGATTGAAAGGAACAAGAGGCAATCGGAAACTCCGACTTGGAAACAAAATGAGAATTTTTTTCTCCGTCAAAATAGATCGCCCAAAGTTCACCCATCGCTTTTTCCGGATGATCTTTTGGCGAAAAGATCGTATAACGGATCCAGACGGCCTTTGCTAAAGAAGGATGATTCGCCCTTACAAACCAGCTTTCGTAGTGCCCTCTCGGATCGTTCGGCTTAAACCTTGTGTAATTGAAATTGGATACGATTCCGCTCATAGCGCCTCTTTCCTCTAACTCTTTTTAAGATTTCTATATAAGAATTTTTTGCGAACTTCCCAACAAGAAGGAAGCCCGGTTCTTATTAAAGGAAAGCCCCCAACCCTCAAGAAGAATTCCTCTTTTCGGATCGAATTTTTTTCTCTATTTTTGTCTTCGTGATTGAAAGTATTCGCATCGAAATCGAATTTTTGATCCTTCCCCTTGCTTGTATTTGGATGAAAATCACTTTGATTTTAAGAATTTAGAGCCTCCGAATCCGATCGCCGCTTCCGTTTAGAAAACGAATTTCAATCGTCCTAATTCTAAATTCTATTTTGAAAGAATCCTTAGGATGAAAGAGGTCGAAGCGACTTCATTTTCGTTAACTCTCACTTATATTTGAATTATAAATATAAGAAAATTTATTTTCACCTGTTATAAATAAATTCAAAACTTTGAATGTCTTTTATCCAAGAAGCTTCTTTCTTACGTTCGTTTTAAATTTTGTTTGACCTTCCTTATTTTTCGGATACCCCTTCGGTGAGTGAGAGGGAATCGAAATGAAAAAGGAAAAATGGAAAATCATCTGCGTGTTAGTCGCATATCTTATCTTCGCAAATTGCGCGGATAGGAAAAACGAAACGGAAGCTCTCTTAGGTTTGTTAAATACAAATCAGGACCTCAATGTAGGAAGTAAAACTGCTGGAGTTTTGAACCTCGTAACCTCATCGGCCCCGGACGTTTTTCTTGTAGGCGCGGGAAAAGCCGATATAACCGGACCCTTTGTTCAATCGAGCACGGGATACAATAGCCCCGGAGACGAAATGTCAGGTCTTGCGATGAGATTATTTTCTCGCGCCTTCGTGATCGAAAGGCCGGGCGGTGCAAGGGTGGCAATCGTTACGAACGATATGATCCACATGTATCAGAGTATTAAGATGGGAGTGATTCAAAAACTTCAGGCGGACGGATACGGATCTGCGTTTAACAACGATAATGTGGTTTTATTCGCCACACATACGCATTCGGCGCCTTCCAACGTTTCCTGGTATACTTTATTCAATCTTTTTAATGGAGTTGTCGGCTTTGATAAGGTTCACTACAATCTCATCGTAAACGGAACCGCAGAAGCGATCAAAGCGGCATACAATCAGAGACGCGAAGCCAGAATCAAATTTGCGTCCGGGCCCCTTGTCGGCGGCTCCTTCAATCGTTCTTCCGCGGCGTATGAGTGGAACATCGATAAGGCGAATTATCCAAAAAACATAGAGGAGACGATGTCTCTCTTACGCTTCGAGGCCACGGACGGAAGTCCTATCGGGCTGGTAAACTGGTTTGCGGTACACGGAACTTCTCTGGGAATTACAAACCGAAGAGCGCACGGAGATAACAAGGGTTATGCGGCCTACCTCGTAGAAACAACGATGGGTGGAAATTTTGTGGCGGCGTTTCCTCAAGGACCGATGGGAGATTCCAGTCCCAATCATCCGAATCCTTCCGATATTACAAAACCGTTTCTTCGTCCGAACGACTTAGATCCAAGTCTCGATGCGCTCGAGAATCCGATCGTTCACGGAAGTTTGCAGGGAAACAAGGCGCTCGAACTCTACAACAATTCGACAACTGCGATTACGGGTAACGTAGGATTTCGACATTCTCACGTAACCTGGAATCAAAAAATTGCGATCGATCCGAATTATATCGGAGAAAACAAAATGCCTTGGGATTCGATCACCAATCCAACAACGTGTGTGGCGACGATCGGCGGGGGCTTTTTAGCAGGGGACGAAGAAGGAGCGCCGGTAGAATTTGCAAAAGAAGGAGAAATCCGAAACAACTTCGTTTTCGAAAACGGAACTTGGGTTAAAAAAAATTACAGCCTCACAAACTTGAGCGGCGCCGCTCAGATATTGGGTTATCTCTGGCCTCTCGCACAATTGGCTCTGAATTCTACGAAATACGAAGGTTGTGACAAAGAAAAATTTACCCTTCTCCCTGTAGGAGAAGTGGATAACTTCTGGTTTCCCAATCCGAACGTTCCTTTTGTTCCGGTTGTTCTTCCTTTGCAAGTAATCACGATCGGGAACACGGCGATTCTTGCTTCTCCTTTTGAAATTACGACTAACGCGGGAAGAAGACTCAAATCAAAAGTCAGCTCGACTCTATCTAACGCCGGTTATACGAACGTAGTCGTCGCGGCTATGGCAAATGCCTATGCTCAGTATCTCACAACCAGAGAAGAATACTCGGCTCAGAACTTTGAGGGCGGATTTACCGCTTACGGTCCTTGGGCAAACGCCGCGCTTCAACAAGAGTTTGATCGAATCGCAAAGGACATCGTAGCAGGAAGATCCACTAACGCAGGGTCGAATCCTCCCGATCTCTCCAATCAACAATTTATCCAAACCTGGCTTTCTCAAAATGGCGTTGTTAACGACGGAGGCGATTTTGGTAAAGTTTTAGCCGACGCCAATGTTTCGTATCAAAGAACAAAGGATAAGGTCGCGGTAAAATTTCAAGGCGCACATCCAAGAGTCGTTCAGGATAAAAAGTTGGACGGAAGCCTTTCTTCTTTCTACGATCCGAATCTTTATTCTTACTTGGAAGTGCAAAAGAAAAATGGGAATCAATGGACGACGATCGCAACGGATAACAACCCTTATACGGCGTATGATTGGGCGAGAACCGGAGGCGATCTTTCGATGACTTCCGAGGTCACGATTACTTGGTTGATTCGAAACCAAGAACCCGGAACCTATCGAATCGTCTACAACGGATTGGCGAAACAGTTCTGGGTATTTTTCTGGACGTATAAAAAGTTCACTGGAATTTCCAGAGAATTTGTATTGCAGTAGATCTTATACTAAGAAACGAAGATCGGAGAATAAAGAATCCTGACCTTGTGGAATTCTATATTCTCCATTTTTTTTATATTCAAAGTATAGAATGTATAAAAATAGAGACCGCGTTTTTTAGCTGAAACAATCCGGGTTCTTCGTAAGGAAAATGTCCCGCGCCTTCCAAAATTATAAATTTCTTTTCTCCGGGAATCCGATCAAAAAAAGGTCTACTAATAGACAATGGAGTCCAAGGATCCAGCTCAGGATGGACCAAAAGAATCGGACATATACGAAAGGAATCGGGTTCTATCTTTGCTTGGAATTCGGATATCGTACGCATCCAACGAAAGCTCACCTTAGCTCCGCCCGCGTAAGGATCCCCCGAAAACACTTTCGAAAAATCAGGGTCGTTTGTAATGAGCTCCATCTTGCTCAACCATCGAATCGGAACGTATAGATCGTCGGTGATCCAACTCAGCCAAGATGTCAAGGGAATCCCTAAGATTCTTAAAAAACGGTTTCGGGCAACCGCATCCTGGACCTCGGTTCGCCGGAGATCGGCGAGAGTCGTCACAATTAGACCTTGCACATTTCCGTTTTCCGCAGCGACATGATAAGCGAGCATACCGCCTATGCTCAATCCGAAAAGAATCATCTTTTTATCGGACTTCCTCTCAGCTTCTATCAAGTCGTTTAACAATTGGACCCAGTCATTATAGTCCATCTTGAAATTTTCATCCGTCAAAGTTAGTCCGAAGCCGGGAAGATCCGGCGCAATTACCTCACACCCGAGATCAAAGACTAACTTTGCCATCGAACCGAGAACTCTTCCATTTCCACCGCCTCCGTGAATCAATAATACCTTACAATCGGAGTTCGGATTTTCATATCGATCCAAATGAACTCTTAGCTTCTTCCAGACCCAATATTCTTCCTTTGGAAGTTTACCGTCCTTGAGTTTTAAACTTTCCGGTAAAAATTTCTGATATCTCTGCCAGTGAGTCGTGTTCAAATAACTTCCTCCCCTTTCCGGAGGAAAAGTTCCGCAATGAGAAAGAGCCAAAACACCGATAAGAATGATTTTTAATTTCATACTTTTCCAGGTTTTCCGAAAAAGTTTCTTTTTGTATATTTGGAAAACGATCGTCTTACTTTCAAAACTATACAGGTGTCAATTTTTATGTCTGAAAAAATAGAGAAACAATACAACACGATCATCCAAACGTTCCTGGATCGTTTTCTTAAAACGGAATATTCTAAGATTACGGTCGCGGATATCGCCGAGGACGCAGGAATGACAAGAGCCAACTTTTACAGCTATTTTACCGGCAAAGAAGAACTCCTCTGGAAGACTTTTAAATATGTTTTTTTAGAAAATAGCGAAAAGGTGAAAGAATTAAATGCGAATACTTTATTATCCGAGGGAAAGCCGCTTACATTCTATCTTTTTGAAAACGTAAAAAAGAACCGCGAGTTCTATAAACGGATTTTTCAGGAATCCGTACCGTATGAATTTCATATTAAACTTTCCGATTTTTTATCCGAAGAATCGTATCGAACCCATTCAAGTCTTAGAGAAAAATATGAGAATCCTTCCTTTCCCTACCAATACATTTCGCATTATCTTTCCGGCGCGGTGTTAGGCTTATTATCCCATCTTTTGCGGAAGGATTTGGACTGGGATTCGGAAACGATTTCAAACTGGTTTACTTCTCTTGCAGCCCCAGGAATCGTAAATCAACTCAAAGAAGGTTAAAAAGAAAAAGTGAAACCTGAAAAGATTGAATTCTTAAATTGGAAATTTATTCAGGTAGTTTGAATGTTGGAAGAGAAAGGTTGTAACGGACCGCAACGATACGAATCAGAACCACAAGAAGGACGGAAAAGCCCGTATTCCAATCTCCGTCTACATTCAAATAATTTAATGCGATATAAAGCGTAGCACCCGCAAGACAAGCGGTCGCATAAATTTCTTTTCTAAAGATCAAAGGAACTTCGTTAATCAGAGTATCGCGGATCACACCTCCAAAGATCGCAGAGATCATTCCTAAAATGACCGCGCCGAATGGATTGACTCCTGCACTGAGTGAAATTTTGGTTCCGATTACGGTATAAATTCCGATTCCAATGGAATCAAAAAGAAAGATTTCTCTGCGGAAACGAACCCAATAACGCGCAAAAAGAATCGTCAAAACAAATCCGAAAAAAATTGCCCAGAGAACGTTTGCGTCTCGAACCCAAGCGACTGGATAATTCCCGAGAGTGATGTCGCGGAGAGTCCCTCCTCCGATCGCAGTTATAAATCCGGTAAAGAAGGCGCTGAAGATATCGTTGTGATGACCCTTTTTTTCAGCGGCGGCCAAAGCGCCGGAGATTGCAAAAAAACCGACCCCGGTGAGTTCTATATAATATGATAAATTCAAATTCTTAAGTCGATAAAAAGTGTCGGGATGAATTTAAAATTTTCAAGAGCGAACTCAGAGTCCGTTCGTTTCGGACAAATGTCGGATCAACTCCGAAAGAGTTTGAATGTCTCCGTCTTCTCTTTTTAAATAAGACCTCCAACCGAGTGATTTCGGAACAACTACGTCGAGATCGAATTTATCTCCGCAATAGACCAAGGCTTCCGAAGGAAGATTTACAAGACGCATCGCTTCTTCGAAAATTTTCGGAGACGGTTTTTCGTATCCGAATTCCGCACTTACAATCACAGGATTCAAATGTTCTAATATTCCTTTCGCATCGAGCAAATCTCTCAGACGATGATCCCAATTGGAAATCGCGCCCAGACCCCAGCCTTGAGTTTTGCAAAAATCTTTGAGCTCCCAAAAACCGGGATCCACTTCCCAGAGTTCCGGATCCGCAAATCGATTGTAGATGATCGGAAACGCTTTTTCCAAAGGAACACTTTCCGGAATTCTTGAGAGAAAGTCGTTTAACAATTCTTTCCACCACCCCGGAGTTCCGCCTGGATGAAATTGATACTTATCTCGGTGATCGGGAGGAGCGTTCTCATTCATCTTATGCCAGGCTTCGGAGAAAGCTTTTCGAAAAATTTCACCCGCATTCTTTTCTTTTTTCAAGCCCGCGTCCAAAAGGATCTCAAGATACGTTTCTCCCGCGGCTTTCTTTAAGTGAAGAATGGTGTCTCCCACATCCAAAAATAAATAACGATTATGACTCACAAGACTGAGTTTCGGAAACCCTTTTGTTTTTGCATCCAGGTTTCGAAAGCGATTCCTCTAAAATCAAAAATGGCTTGTAAGAGTAATTCTAAAGTTCATTCTAAGAATCTATGTCAGGTGCAAATTTTTCCATTGGGATCTTTATCTTTCCGGGCGTCACACAACTTGACTTCACCGGTCCCTTCGAAGTGTTCTCAAGAATTCCGAACGCAAAGGTATTCTTGTTCGCCCAATCAAAGGGAACGATTACTACGGAATCGGGAATGAAATTTATTCCCGACTATGACTTTTCAAATTGTCCGGACTTAGATATTCTTCTCGTTCCTGGCGGGTCCGGAACGACTCATCTGATGGAAGACTACGAGGTTTTAGAATTCCTAAAGAAGAAGGCCGAAAATTCTAAGTTTATAACTTCGGTTTGCACAGGATCTTTGGTGCTTGCGGCCGCGGGACTTCTCGACGGTTACAAAGCGACGACCCACTGGCTTTCCTTGGATGTCTTAAAATTATTTCCGGTTCAAATTTCGAGTGAACGGTTTGTAAAAGATCGCAATCGAATCACGGGCGGAGGAGTTACCGCGGGAATTGATTTTGCCCTTTTTCTGACTGCGGAATTTTTCGGGTCCGAACTCGCGGAAGAAATTCAATTGATGATAGAATACAATCCCGCCCCTCCCTTTACATCCGGTCATCCGACCACCGCGAGCTCCCACCTTGTGGACAAGGTAAAAGGAAGTCGGGAGACCGCTCAAAATCGAAGAAAGGCCGCGGCGATTCGAGTATTAGAATCTCGTTCTAAAACCTGAGCTTTTAGATTCTTCTGTAAAAGGGGAAATGTAGGAACTCCCCTTTTTTTTCGGAGATCTCAGAAGAATTCCTCCGTGAGGAAAATTTTGGGTCTTTTTTTCTTCCCTCCTCTCACCTCCAAATTCTTTAAGAAAACGTCGATTCTTTGCTAAAGAGACATAATTCTCCACTTAAAATTGAAAAGTAGGAACTGACACTTTTCCTATCTCTTGAGAAAGTCTTGACCTTTAGTTACAAGTTACATATTTAGTTATTTGTAACTAAAGGAGAAAACGCAGATGAAACAAAAGAAATTGGGCAACAACGGTCCTCAAGTTTCGGAAGTCGGCCTTGGATGTATGGGAATGTCGGATTTTTACGGGAACAAAGAAACCCGAGATCGTTCGGAAAGCATTCGGGCGATTCACGCAGCCTTGGACGCGGGAATCAATCTTCTCAACACCGGAGATTTTTACGGAATCGGACACAACGAGCTCTTGATCTCGGAAGCTCTCAAAACGACTTCCGCAAAACCTCTCCTAAGCGTGAAGTTCGGAGCGATGAGAACTCCTCAGGGCGGTTTTACGGGATATGACGCAAGACCTGCCGCGGTGAAAAACTTCGCGGCCTATTCTTTGGTTCGCCTGGGCGTCGATGTAATCGATATCTATCAACCTTCTCGAGTGGATCCGAACGTTCCGATCGAAGAAACCGTAGGTGCGATCTCAGAACTGATAAAAGAAGGAAAGGTTCGTTACTTAGGTCTTTCGGAAGCTTCTCCGGAAAATATAAGAAGGGCGCATAAGATTCATCCTGTGACCGCGCTCGAGATAGAATATTCTTTGGCGACGAGACTCATTGAAAAGGAGATTCTTTCCACTGCAAGAGAACTCGGAATCGGAATCGTTCCGTATGGAATTCTTTCTCGCGGTTTGCTCTCCGGAAAAATTTCCGGAAATCTGCAAGAAGGAGATTTTAGATCCCATTCTCCTCGCTTTATGGGAAAAAACCTTGAATCCAATCTGGAGCGGGTCAATGTGCTTCAAGAACTCGCAAAGGAAAAGAACTGCACGCCTGCACAACTTGCAATTGCTTGGGTCCTTCATCAAGGAAACGATATCGTTCCTTTGTTGGGATCCACAAGAACAAGCAGTCTGAAAGAAAACTTAGGAGCCCTCTCGATCGAATTGAGTCCTGAAGAATTGAGAAGAATCGGAGATTCTTTTCCGGAAGGATCTTTTCAAGGAGAACGTTATCCAGCTCCTCAGATGCAGACGGTAGCAAAATGAAATATGCCCAGAACAGGCTTAACGCCGGAAGAACTCTATAACAAAGCGCTCGATTCCACGGAGACGGAAATTCGTAAGAATGGGGTCGAGCGTTTGAAACTGACCGACATCGCGAGGGATCTTAAAGTCAGTCACGCGGCCTTATACAAATTTTTTTCAGATAAACAATCTCTCTTGGACGAAGTTTCCAAGAGATGGTTGGATAGAATCGATCGGGAACTGGAAAGAATTTCCGCAAAAGAAGAACCGGTCGATGGAATTCTAAGAGAATGGTTTCTCAAACTTCATTCTATGAAACGGGAAAAAATTCTCGTGGATCCAAGACTTTTCACTGCCTTCAATCTCTCAGCGGAAAAAACAAGACCCTTTGTCGTTTCTCATCTTTCTACGATGTCCAGACTTTTAGAAGATCTGATTTCGAAGGGAATGAAATCCGGAATGTTTCATTGTTCCAGTCCGAAGGAAGGTGCGAGAATTCTTTTTGAAGGAACTGCTGCGTTTCATCACCCGAGACTCGTTTTAGAATCGATCGAGGAAGAAAGAACTCCTCTCTTGGAAGCTCTTCTGGAAACTCTACTCTCCGGTTTGAAAACGAAGTCCCCTGAAGTATCGAAAAAGTAGGAACTCCTCTTTCAAGCTATTTTACGATTTGAATCCTTTGTCGTAACAATTAGACAATTCAATGCGACTGATGAGGATGTAGTAGATGAGGCTCGTCTAAATCTTTCCAGAGCGCGGAATTCCCAATCGTAATCGAAGCCTCATGAATTTCGTGTAGGAACTCCTCTTCTTTTCCCGGATCTTTTTTCTTATCCTTCGAATCCAAGGATTCTTTCAGGCTCGCAAGAATCTTATCCAACAAAAAATTGATCGGCTTATCCCAAATCGCAGACGTCGTAACGATCACAATTCTCCGATGTGGGATCACATACACAAACTGGCTTCCCTTCCCGTTCGCCATAAATGTTTTTTTCCCTTCGAACTGATGAGTCCAGAGTTGATATCCGTAGTTCTGCGCCGCTCCGGGTTGAATCGCTTGTTTGACCCATTCCGGTTTAAGAATTTTCTTACCACGGAAAGTTCCATTGTCTAGATACAACATTCCTAATTTAGCCATATCGATGGATTTCAATCGAAGACCAAAACCTGCGGTCTGTCTTCCGGAAGGAGACGTATACCATTCATAACCTTTGAAATCGAGCCAAGAGAAAAGAGTCTTTTCGGCAAATTGTAAAAGAGTCATACCCGATTTATTTTCAAGAACGGCCGCAGCCAATTGAGAATCTCCGTTGCTATAATCGAACTTGGTTCCCGGCTTATCTTTGACTTCGGGTAACAGCGCGATGACGAGAGGATCCTCCGCAGTTCGGATATCATCCCTTTCCGGAAACTCGGACCAACGCATTCCGGAAGCCATGTGTAAAACGTCTCTCAAACGAAGAGATTCTTTTCCCTCTAAAAGAGGAAAAGGTAAATTTCCAAGAGAACGAAGTGAGTTCATAACGGGTTCGTCTACATTTTTTAGAACTCCTTCTAAATTAAGAATTCCTAATAGAGTAGACGTGACGGTTTTCGTCACGGAATATACGCTATGATTGTGATTGCGTGTAACACCGCCGGCATAACGTTCCATTACGAGTTTTCCGTCCTTAACAATCAGTAAAGATCGGACTTCGATTCCTTCTTCTCGAATGGATTTTGATAAACGAATCAGAGGAATCGAATCTAAGGAAACCTCTTCGGGAAACGCGACTGGAAATCCTTCAAAGGGAGTTCGATCCAGTTGTTTCGGAGGAAAAGAACGCGAGGCGCTTTTTAAATGAAGCTCGCCTTCCGGTTGAGCGGAAGCGCAGGAAAGAATCAATCCGATCCAAATCAGAATAAGCCAAATTCTCATATTTTAATTCAGTCTTGAATAATAGACTTTCAAATCGATTCTTTTTCTTTTGAATTCTACTTTTTTGAAATTTCTTTCCTAATTTACGGTAGTTGGTGCGCATTCTATGGATTCTTTTTTACGCGAGAGCATCTAACTTCGAAAAATGAAAGACTTTGTTCCATTTCAGTTCCAAACGTTAAAATCATCAGCTTCTCGTTGGAATACTCGAAGGCTAAGTCTTTTGCATTTTTCACAAAAAGAATTATAGATTCATCCGAGTTCTCCCTTTTGAATTTGTGTAGCTTTTTTACAATCTTTTGAAACAATCAAGATGGAACGGATCATTCGACAAATCAGATGAATTCAAGATGCATTCAACATTCTTTTCTGATATTCCTAATCCTGATTCAGATCGCGAGCGTCTCTTGTCTTATGCGGATCGACTGGGACGGAAATGATAAGAATCTGAAAAAACCTCCCTCCCCCGACGCCTTTCCCACCGCCGAAGAAGCAAATCTTACGCAAGCCGAACGAGCCAGATTGATCAAAGAAGGAAAAAGAACCACCTTGGGTCCCGAAGGAATGGAATTGGTTCACGGAGGAGATCCTAATTTTTCTTACGAAAAATCTTGTACACAACTTCTTTCCAAGTGCCAAGGGAATTGTATGGAAGAATGGTATCCTTTCACTTCCATATTCTTACCGATCATCGGCTATCGAAGCGCGAAACAACGTCAGTGTATGGAAAGATGTAATCAATTCTGCAATCTTCCCTTACCTACAAGAATTCTTTCGGGAGAAACGAGAACCTTTCCGACAAACCCCGGACCACAACCCCAATGAAATTCAACAAAGACAAAACAAGTCGATGTTTCAGAATCATTTTAAGAATTTATATTTTTACTTCATTACTATTCCTGTTGACCGATTGTATTCGAAATACGCGCGCCTTTGAAACTTCTAAACCGACCAAGGCTCAGACAGATTTTCGTTCCGAGATGAAAGTCACTCAAATTCAATCCGGTTCCAAAGATTCGGAATCGGGCAAACCAGTTTACAAAGACGGGCGCGAGGTAATCGCGACTTCCAGAGAATTCGATCCGGACCCTGCTCTCCTTGGAATCGAATTGGAAGAAACGGATGAAAGCGAAGAATCCAAAGAAAAAAAACCGAACGGATCCGCGAAAGAAACACAAGATCGAAATTCTCAAGAAGCTTGGAAATACTCTTGTATCTTTCTTCACCCGGATTGTACGAAAGGATGTAAACGAAGTTTGAATCTAACGAGCCAATATGTCCGGACTTCCAACTCGGATCTGTTAGCCGAATGTGTCCGGAATTGCACTTCCAATTGTAGCGAGTATTTTGAGGAAAGTCGCAGAAGAAGCAGAGGCCCACGATCAGCACAACCCCGCACTCGATGACCTGAGTCCTGAATTTTATCCCATCAATTCATCTTATAGAATGAAAACTTCTTGCCAAGGGAAGAAAATGAATCAATCTTTCCCTCCGGAGAAACCATGGCTGATTCAAATGAAATCATTGTATTTACCACTCTCAGTGATAGAGACCTCGCAGAGATCCAAATCTCAGAAATGCTCCAAGAAGGGATTATCATTTCCGGAACCATTTTTCCAGACGTAACGCTGATGTATCAGTGGGACGGAAAGATTGCGATGGATACGGAAAATAAGATTATGATCAAAGCGAGAGCCGATCAGTATTCCAAAATCGAGGAATACATCATGAAACAACATCCGTATCTTGCTCCCGAAATCATTCGGATGGACGTAAGTTTCGGATCGGAAAATTACAGAAAGTTTATCAAAACAAAGATAGAAAAAGCGGGTTAATCTCCGCTTCCTAACAAATTCCGCATTACTCTTCCTATAATCTGAGGATCGAGTAAAAGTGCGAAAGCGATTCCGCACAACGCACCCCAGAGATGCGCGTCGTGATTGATTCCGTCCGACTGAGAACTCTTAGAAGAATAATAAGTATAGGCCAAATACAATACCGCGTAGATCGCTCCCGGAATCGGGATCGGAATAAACATCATATAAAGAGAAAGGCCCGGATAAAACAGAACGGTCGCGAACAATACTCCGCAGACCCCACCCGAAGCGCCTAACGTAGCATAAAGAGGATTGTCTAAATTCTTTCTCCAGGAAATAACGCTCGTGATCAAAATCGTCCCGAGATAAAAGAGAACGTATTTTACCGGACCGACCGTCTGTTCCAAATTCTTTCCAAAAGAATAAAAGGAAACCATGTTAAAAATCAAATGCATCCAATCCGCGTGAATAAATCCGGATGTTAAGAGAGTATAATAATTCTTATCTCTTTCGAGCCGATACGGAGTTAAAATAAATTTCCGAAGTTGTGTTTCGGAAGAGAAACACCAAGCGCTGACGGCGAAAGTGACGACACAAATCAATATTGTAATCAAGATAAATTCCTGTGGTTTCTATTTT
This is a stretch of genomic DNA from Leptospira tipperaryensis. It encodes these proteins:
- a CDS encoding serine hydrolase domain-containing protein — protein: MRIWLILIWIGLILSCASAQPEGELHLKSASRSFPPKQLDRTPFEGFPVAFPEEVSLDSIPLIRLSKSIREEGIEVRSLLIVKDGKLVMERYAGGVTRNHNHSVYSVTKTVTSTLLGILNLEGVLKNVDEPVMNSLRSLGNLPFPLLEGKESLRLRDVLHMASGMRWSEFPERDDIRTAEDPLVIALLPEVKDKPGTKFDYSNGDSQLAAAVLENKSGMTLLQFAEKTLFSWLDFKGYEWYTSPSGRQTAGFGLRLKSIDMAKLGMLYLDNGTFRGKKILKPEWVKQAIQPGAAQNYGYQLWTHQFEGKKTFMANGKGSQFVYVIPHRRIVIVTTSAIWDKPINFLLDKILASLKESLDSKDKKKDPGKEEEFLHEIHEASITIGNSALWKDLDEPHLLHPHQSH
- a CDS encoding LIC_10730 family protein, with translation MNSRCIQHSFLIFLILIQIASVSCLMRIDWDGNDKNLKKPPSPDAFPTAEEANLTQAERARLIKEGKRTTLGPEGMELVHGGDPNFSYEKSCTQLLSKCQGNCMEEWYPFTSIFLPIIGYRSAKQRQCMERCNQFCNLPLPTRILSGETRTFPTNPGPQPQ
- the cutA gene encoding divalent-cation tolerance protein CutA yields the protein MADSNEIIVFTTLSDRDLAEIQISEMLQEGIIISGTIFPDVTLMYQWDGKIAMDTENKIMIKARADQYSKIEEYIMKQHPYLAPEIIRMDVSFGSENYRKFIKTKIEKAG
- a CDS encoding rhomboid family intramembrane serine protease, yielding MITILICVVTFAVSAWCFSSETQLRKFILTPYRLERDKNYYTLLTSGFIHADWMHLIFNMVSFYSFGKNLEQTVGPVKYVLFYLGTILITSVISWRKNLDNPLYATLGASGGVCGVLFATVLFYPGLSLYMMFIPIPIPGAIYAVLYLAYTYYSSKSSQSDGINHDAHLWGALCGIAFALLLDPQIIGRVMRNLLGSGD